Proteins co-encoded in one Pyxidicoccus xibeiensis genomic window:
- a CDS encoding phenylacetate--CoA ligase family protein — translation MTDAFPVDLRVAPRAHLRRDTSTQRPHLPWAEAIASGLSHFASLADEATARAALDARLEGLRGALLASPYYVQRLQEAGLHPGDLRTLDDLAHFPVLERTALAAHWDAVPTLPADSDECVVVKSSGSTGDPVRVVRDRRDCLHMWAVLRFLVARAGAVLPPRPRVVLLDALPGGLEYSVRLPILYDGALHRISVLRGDARERLCRVRPAVLFSDPEGLRWLAEQRDVPLPRLVLTSAQHLPAQLRAALARTVPAPVLNYYSTTETGPLAWECLRDASSGRFHVFAPDVWLEPGRDEVVVTRLRPGVLPLLRYLPGDSGTVRRDACACGFQGWTLEGFGGRGACHFHTPSGRAVDAWALAWVFKHHALRAFRLTQVEPSRFELELAGMAEADLDPLCERLRAALRNLGWREVVLHARSVAVSALIQGSKPQPFRAGPPPG, via the coding sequence GTGACGGACGCCTTCCCAGTGGACCTGCGTGTCGCTCCGCGCGCGCACCTCCGCCGGGACACGTCCACGCAGCGCCCCCACCTCCCCTGGGCCGAGGCCATCGCCAGCGGCCTGTCCCACTTCGCCTCCCTCGCGGACGAAGCCACTGCCCGCGCGGCGCTCGATGCCCGCCTGGAGGGCCTGCGCGGCGCGCTGCTGGCCTCTCCTTATTATGTCCAACGGCTCCAGGAGGCCGGGCTGCACCCGGGAGACCTGCGCACGCTCGACGACCTGGCCCACTTCCCCGTGCTGGAGCGGACGGCGCTGGCGGCGCACTGGGACGCGGTGCCCACGCTGCCCGCCGACTCCGACGAGTGCGTGGTGGTGAAGAGCTCCGGCTCCACGGGCGACCCGGTGCGCGTCGTGCGCGACAGGCGGGACTGCCTGCACATGTGGGCGGTGCTCCGCTTCCTGGTGGCGCGCGCGGGCGCCGTGCTGCCGCCGCGCCCCCGGGTGGTGCTGCTGGACGCGCTGCCGGGCGGGCTGGAGTACTCGGTGCGGCTGCCCATCCTCTACGACGGGGCGCTGCACCGCATCTCCGTCCTGCGCGGGGATGCGCGCGAGCGGCTGTGCCGCGTGCGCCCCGCGGTGCTCTTCTCCGACCCGGAGGGGCTGCGCTGGCTGGCGGAGCAGCGCGACGTGCCTTTGCCCCGGCTGGTGCTCACCTCCGCGCAGCACCTGCCCGCGCAGCTGCGCGCGGCGCTGGCGCGGACGGTGCCGGCCCCCGTCCTCAACTACTACTCGACGACGGAGACGGGGCCGCTGGCGTGGGAGTGCCTGCGGGACGCGTCCTCGGGCCGCTTCCATGTCTTCGCCCCGGACGTGTGGCTGGAGCCGGGGCGGGACGAGGTGGTGGTGACGCGGCTGCGGCCTGGCGTGCTGCCGCTCCTGCGCTACCTGCCCGGAGACTCGGGCACGGTGCGGCGGGACGCGTGCGCGTGCGGCTTCCAGGGGTGGACGCTGGAGGGCTTCGGCGGGCGCGGTGCGTGCCACTTCCACACGCCGTCGGGCCGGGCGGTGGATGCGTGGGCGCTGGCGTGGGTCTTCAAGCACCATGCGCTGAGGGCCTTCCGGTTGACCCAGGTGGAGCCCTCCCGCTTCGAGCTGGAGCTGGCGGGCATGGCGGAAGCCGACCTGGACCCGCTGTGCGAGCGCCTGCGCGCGGCGCTGCGCAACCTGGGGTGGAGGGAGGTCGTCCTGCACGCACGCTCCGTGGCCGTCTCGGCACTCATCCAGGGCTCCAAGCCCCAGCCCTTCCGGGCCGGGCCGCCCCCCGGCTGA
- a CDS encoding radical SAM protein, protein MRYEVHDGRILTWSLETHVATHCNLRCVQCCPLSPHLPAWAVTPSALEQDLRRLARVLHPNVFKLTGGEPFLHPDLPAVLDAVRASGISEQVSITTNGFLAQSAPDAVYERLDRMTLSVYSSAPLPERSIARITERCEQHGVHLTVKPTDTFQQLTPDAPHDSDAAVRDVHARCWLKVRCHLVHAGHFYACTRPPHVATVLGATYPQMPALATVDGVSLDAPDLLERMLGYLERDTPLATCRYCLGASGAWLPHAQLPRAARG, encoded by the coding sequence GTGCGCTACGAGGTCCACGACGGCCGCATCCTCACCTGGTCCCTGGAGACGCACGTCGCCACCCACTGCAACCTGCGCTGCGTGCAGTGCTGCCCCCTGTCGCCGCACCTGCCGGCCTGGGCCGTGACGCCGTCCGCACTGGAACAGGACCTGCGCCGGCTGGCCCGGGTCCTCCACCCCAACGTCTTCAAGCTCACCGGTGGAGAGCCCTTCCTCCACCCCGACCTCCCCGCCGTGCTGGACGCCGTGCGCGCCTCCGGCATCTCCGAGCAGGTCTCCATCACCACCAACGGCTTCCTCGCCCAGAGCGCCCCGGACGCCGTCTACGAGCGGCTGGACCGGATGACCCTGTCCGTCTACTCCTCCGCCCCGCTCCCCGAGCGCTCCATCGCCCGCATCACCGAGCGCTGCGAGCAGCACGGCGTCCACCTCACGGTGAAGCCCACCGACACCTTCCAGCAGCTCACCCCGGACGCCCCACACGACTCCGACGCCGCCGTGCGCGACGTGCACGCGCGCTGCTGGCTCAAGGTCCGCTGCCACCTGGTCCACGCCGGCCACTTCTACGCCTGCACGCGTCCGCCACACGTGGCCACGGTGCTCGGCGCCACCTACCCACAGATGCCCGCGCTGGCCACCGTGGACGGCGTGTCGCTGGACGCGCCGGACCTGCTGGAGCGGATGCTCGGCTACCTGGAGCGGGACACGCCGCTGGCCACCTGCCGCTACTGCCTGGGCGCCAGCGGCGCATGGCTGCCCCACGCGCAGCTGCCTCGCGCCGCGCGGGGCTGA
- a CDS encoding AAA family ATPase: protein MTRLLSGRASADKGLNVHLSERDGGSLHDKMRQAYWWITNNAVICPYYDLEFGQPASLKAPGGDEVHLPDDTSYSSFVLIPLLTLFTCRRALLVGGPGRGKTTSAVLMALLSGMSRDEVHRGIQRGHPQLSISDLLGAPLPADMLKAEDLSAVKVSWRKWIGQRVKIIDEYNRIPTKTQSALLSLMAEGYAEMMDQYVYAGRSSWFLTANDDQGGGTFQVIEALKDRIDVVVRAVPFNSGFMDQLLLRLEADKSPEELLPKEIVFSPTELERIYAAILEVEVPRAVLERIAYFLGQLDFCRMASPRFEFKHKDTLKLAGQTVAAVCNEQCPLDKKMHLCTQTENGVSVRAYQTILHFAKALAFFRGHTAVELEDFRQIAPWVLHEKLVPNTRSAFFEVKGHKVLLQDRVAWIRNMFDMAMARFGLHEPIRRKVSALRTELDKGLAGVDLRTTEKRLAAVTVMMSDLLAKQELSGPVYEDLIHLKSMYSRYRNYATWLKENPGGKP from the coding sequence ATGACGCGCCTGCTGTCCGGGCGCGCCTCGGCGGACAAGGGTCTCAACGTCCACCTCTCCGAGCGCGACGGCGGCAGCCTCCACGACAAGATGCGACAGGCGTACTGGTGGATCACCAACAACGCCGTCATCTGCCCCTACTACGACCTCGAGTTCGGCCAGCCCGCCTCCCTCAAGGCCCCGGGCGGTGACGAGGTCCACCTCCCCGACGACACCAGCTACAGCTCCTTCGTCCTCATCCCCCTGCTCACCCTCTTCACCTGCCGCCGCGCCCTGCTCGTCGGCGGCCCGGGCCGCGGCAAGACGACCTCCGCCGTCCTCATGGCCCTGCTGTCCGGCATGAGCCGCGACGAGGTCCACCGCGGCATCCAGCGCGGCCACCCCCAGCTGTCCATCTCCGACCTGCTCGGCGCCCCCCTGCCCGCCGACATGCTCAAGGCGGAGGACCTCTCCGCCGTGAAGGTCAGCTGGCGCAAGTGGATTGGCCAGCGCGTGAAAATCATCGACGAGTACAACCGCATCCCCACCAAGACGCAGTCCGCGCTCCTGTCCCTCATGGCCGAGGGCTACGCGGAGATGATGGACCAGTACGTCTACGCGGGCCGCTCGTCCTGGTTCCTGACGGCGAATGACGACCAGGGCGGCGGCACCTTCCAGGTCATCGAGGCCCTCAAGGACCGCATCGACGTCGTCGTGCGCGCCGTGCCCTTCAACTCGGGCTTCATGGACCAGCTCCTCCTGCGCCTGGAGGCCGACAAGTCTCCCGAGGAGCTCCTCCCGAAGGAAATCGTCTTCTCCCCCACCGAGCTGGAGCGCATCTACGCCGCCATCCTGGAGGTCGAGGTCCCCCGCGCGGTGCTGGAGCGCATCGCCTACTTCCTCGGGCAGCTCGACTTCTGCCGCATGGCCTCGCCGCGCTTCGAGTTCAAGCACAAGGACACGCTGAAGCTCGCCGGACAGACGGTGGCGGCGGTGTGCAACGAGCAGTGCCCGCTCGACAAGAAGATGCACCTGTGCACGCAGACGGAGAACGGCGTCAGCGTGCGCGCCTACCAGACCATCCTCCACTTCGCGAAGGCGCTGGCCTTCTTCCGCGGCCACACCGCCGTGGAGCTGGAGGACTTCCGGCAGATTGCCCCCTGGGTGCTGCACGAGAAGCTGGTGCCCAACACCCGCAGCGCCTTCTTCGAGGTGAAGGGCCACAAGGTGCTCCTCCAGGACCGGGTGGCCTGGATTCGCAACATGTTCGACATGGCCATGGCCCGCTTCGGCCTGCACGAGCCCATCCGCCGCAAGGTGTCCGCGCTGCGCACCGAGCTGGACAAGGGCCTGGCCGGCGTGGACCTGCGCACCACCGAGAAGCGCCTCGCCGCGGTGACGGTGATGATGAGCGACCTGCTCGCCAAGCAGGAGCTGTCCGGCCCCGTCTACGAGGACCTCATCCACCTCAAGTCCATGTACAGCCGCTACCGCAACTACGCGACGTGGCTGAAGGAGAACCCGGGCGGCAAGCCATGA
- a CDS encoding vWA domain-containing protein codes for MSPPRFTPETVAAAWRDALDLWDVAVQLSPPEPHVPFKRDDDHGYEPLAYIDLVKRQVVIHFDLLHDMGAAQSLTAVLAHEIGHHARFPHTLGWDAELRVQEQRLIPGMKQSLTNLFYDLQVNEVVGRTHAAELAEVYRGFQRVRNEPPTPLFFFYLAIYEELWGLTPGDLAPRALHAPMEERFPGLRSEARMFAQTFYALPTPRLQFLYFCATFIRYVDKPEEATYWIPLGGDVSMPDVDDLDAAVRGSGQWDDAMAEARERGWLDGTSGTDTPDALKTIRDITHHLPGEGGGKLRRALVGRHYKRLVEPHILKLPTPPSRPEPYLRTLPEAWEYGDDPATIDWTLTVLSQGPLAAVAPLRRELEADLPPPSELGVPSVELYLDTSGSMPGPEVGFNAMTLAAQVLSASALRKKATVKGIVYSAGNPLVSPWMYDEETARDFLLHYIGGGTDYPFALLKTLSLERPEAIRVIISDSDFLANVSSGNHLEVLLEATRRSRALVAFLALPDDTQARKVLAPLLAERRFRLVVVTWLSDFGPAAAALARALLEN; via the coding sequence ATGAGCCCGCCGCGCTTCACGCCCGAGACCGTCGCCGCGGCCTGGCGCGACGCGCTGGACCTGTGGGACGTGGCGGTGCAGCTCAGCCCGCCCGAGCCGCACGTGCCCTTCAAGCGCGACGACGACCACGGGTACGAGCCGCTGGCGTACATCGACCTGGTGAAGCGCCAGGTCGTCATCCACTTCGACCTGCTGCACGACATGGGCGCGGCGCAGAGCCTCACGGCGGTGCTGGCGCACGAAATCGGCCACCACGCGCGCTTCCCCCACACGCTCGGCTGGGACGCGGAGCTGCGGGTGCAGGAGCAGCGGCTCATCCCCGGGATGAAGCAGTCGCTCACCAACCTCTTCTATGACTTGCAGGTGAACGAGGTGGTGGGCCGCACGCACGCCGCGGAGCTGGCCGAGGTGTACCGCGGCTTCCAGCGCGTGCGGAACGAGCCGCCGACGCCGCTGTTCTTCTTCTACCTCGCCATCTACGAGGAGCTCTGGGGCCTCACCCCGGGAGACCTGGCCCCGCGCGCGCTGCACGCGCCGATGGAGGAGCGCTTCCCCGGCCTGCGCTCCGAGGCGCGCATGTTCGCGCAGACGTTCTACGCGCTGCCCACGCCGCGCCTCCAGTTCCTCTACTTCTGCGCCACCTTCATCCGCTACGTCGACAAGCCGGAGGAGGCGACGTACTGGATACCGCTGGGCGGGGACGTGTCGATGCCGGACGTGGACGACCTGGACGCGGCCGTCCGGGGCTCCGGCCAGTGGGACGACGCCATGGCCGAGGCCCGCGAGCGGGGCTGGCTGGACGGCACCTCCGGCACGGACACGCCGGACGCGCTGAAGACCATCCGCGACATCACCCACCACCTGCCCGGCGAGGGAGGCGGGAAGCTCCGGCGGGCGCTGGTGGGCCGGCACTACAAGCGGCTGGTGGAGCCGCACATCCTGAAGCTGCCCACCCCGCCCTCGCGCCCGGAGCCGTACCTGCGCACCCTCCCCGAGGCGTGGGAGTACGGAGACGACCCCGCCACCATCGACTGGACGCTGACGGTGCTGTCCCAGGGGCCGCTGGCGGCGGTGGCGCCGCTGCGCCGCGAGCTGGAGGCGGACCTGCCGCCGCCCTCGGAGCTGGGCGTGCCCTCGGTGGAGCTCTACCTGGACACCAGCGGCTCCATGCCTGGCCCCGAGGTGGGCTTCAACGCCATGACGCTGGCCGCGCAGGTGCTGTCCGCCTCGGCGCTTCGCAAGAAGGCCACGGTGAAGGGCATCGTGTACTCGGCGGGCAACCCCCTCGTCTCCCCGTGGATGTACGACGAGGAGACGGCGCGCGACTTCCTCCTCCACTACATCGGCGGGGGGACGGACTACCCCTTCGCGCTGCTGAAGACGCTGTCTCTCGAGCGGCCGGAAGCCATCCGCGTCATCATCTCCGACAGCGACTTCCTGGCGAACGTGTCCTCGGGCAACCACCTCGAGGTGCTGCTGGAGGCGACGCGGCGCTCGCGCGCGCTGGTGGCCTTCCTGGCGCTGCCGGACGACACGCAGGCGCGCAAGGTGCTGGCGCCCCTGCTGGCGGAACGGCGCTTCCGCCTGGTGGTGGTGACGTGGCTGTCGGACTTCGGGCCGGCGGCCGCCGCCCTCGCCCGGGCCCTGCTGGAGAACTGA
- a CDS encoding S41 family peptidase, with protein sequence MNACHPVVVLACALLATGAHAAAPAPYLKPGEEVVGHVRTRFYDAKKGEAWAAKHQGHGAAATDAQDFARRTNAALAELNASHTVLYPRGSVGHTALSAIFQEFLKLPRVEYTSIGADLAETPEGFFVRHVFAAGPASRAGLLRGDRVLSVEGRPFRPLDSFEGRAGRPTRVSVERSRGAAPITLTVTPRKVNPKAEWLDVQRASSRIVEHAGRRIAYQHLYSCAGTEHQELLHEALMDTFVAADALVIDFRDGWGGCNTDFLHLFNPLVPFFTSIDRQGQRGTRATTWRKPVVLLVNGNSRSGKEMVAQALKKHGRATLVGQRTAGAVLAGTPLRLSNGDLLYLAVSDVEVDGVRLEGRGVPVDVEVPDALPYAAGKDPQLDRALGVAASTVGRK encoded by the coding sequence ATGAATGCCTGTCACCCAGTGGTCGTGCTGGCCTGTGCACTGCTCGCCACCGGAGCCCATGCCGCTGCTCCGGCCCCGTACCTCAAGCCCGGCGAGGAGGTGGTGGGCCATGTCCGCACCCGCTTCTACGACGCGAAGAAGGGCGAGGCCTGGGCCGCGAAGCATCAGGGCCATGGCGCCGCCGCCACGGATGCCCAGGACTTTGCCCGCCGCACCAACGCCGCCCTCGCGGAGCTGAACGCGTCGCACACCGTCCTCTACCCTCGCGGCTCCGTGGGCCACACCGCCCTCTCCGCCATCTTCCAGGAGTTCCTCAAGCTCCCCCGCGTCGAATACACCAGCATCGGCGCCGACCTCGCCGAGACTCCCGAGGGCTTCTTCGTCCGCCACGTCTTCGCCGCCGGCCCCGCCTCCCGCGCCGGGCTGCTCCGGGGCGACAGGGTCCTCTCCGTGGAGGGCAGGCCCTTCCGCCCGCTCGACTCCTTCGAGGGTCGCGCTGGCAGGCCCACCCGCGTCTCCGTCGAGCGCAGCCGGGGGGCCGCGCCCATCACCCTCACCGTCACCCCTCGCAAGGTGAACCCCAAGGCCGAGTGGCTCGACGTCCAGCGTGCCAGCTCACGCATCGTCGAGCACGCGGGCCGGCGCATCGCCTATCAGCACCTCTACTCGTGCGCCGGCACCGAGCACCAGGAGCTCCTCCATGAAGCCCTCATGGATACCTTCGTGGCCGCCGACGCCCTCGTCATCGACTTCCGCGACGGCTGGGGCGGCTGCAACACCGACTTCCTCCACCTCTTCAACCCGCTGGTCCCCTTCTTCACCAGCATCGACCGCCAGGGCCAGCGCGGCACCCGCGCCACCACCTGGCGCAAGCCCGTGGTGCTGCTCGTCAACGGCAACTCCCGCAGCGGCAAGGAGATGGTCGCCCAGGCCCTGAAGAAGCACGGACGCGCCACGCTCGTGGGCCAGCGCACCGCCGGCGCCGTGCTCGCGGGCACGCCCTTGCGCCTCTCCAATGGCGACCTGCTCTACCTCGCCGTGTCCGACGTGGAGGTGGATGGCGTGCGCCTCGAAGGCAGGGGCGTCCCCGTGGACGTCGAGGTGCCGGACGCCCTGCCGTACGCGGCCGGGAAGGACCCGCAGCTGGACAGGGCGCTCGGTGTGGCGGCCTCCACTGTCGGCCGCAAGTGA
- a CDS encoding LuxR C-terminal-related transcriptional regulator, which yields MLDVPTAPLRLALVAEDPLARGALSRALSDQGGEVQVVATGTQVELESAEGEAPDVVLWDTGLRLPDPDTRVELPDLGAPVLALVADEAAGEVALMAGARGLLFRDVGPAPLSAALHAVARGLSVFEPALAEVRAAARIPTVTSHAAGPDSLTPREREVLALLAEGLSNKAIADRLTISEHTAKFHVNAVLAKLGVQRRTEAVVRAARLGLVTL from the coding sequence GTGTTGGACGTCCCCACCGCTCCGCTCCGCCTCGCCCTCGTGGCCGAGGACCCGCTCGCCCGGGGCGCGCTCTCCCGGGCGCTGAGCGACCAGGGAGGCGAGGTGCAGGTGGTGGCCACCGGCACCCAGGTGGAGCTGGAGTCCGCGGAGGGCGAGGCGCCGGACGTGGTGCTGTGGGACACGGGCCTACGGCTGCCGGACCCGGACACGCGGGTGGAGCTGCCGGACCTGGGGGCGCCGGTGCTCGCCCTGGTGGCGGACGAAGCCGCGGGCGAGGTGGCACTGATGGCGGGAGCACGGGGACTGCTCTTCCGGGACGTGGGCCCTGCCCCGCTGTCCGCCGCGCTGCATGCCGTGGCGCGGGGACTCTCGGTGTTCGAGCCCGCGCTGGCGGAGGTGCGCGCGGCGGCCCGGATTCCGACTGTCACGAGCCACGCCGCCGGCCCGGACTCCCTCACTCCCCGTGAGCGCGAGGTGCTGGCCCTGCTGGCGGAGGGCCTGTCGAACAAGGCCATCGCGGACCGGCTCACCATCAGCGAGCACACGGCCAAGTTCCACGTGAATGCGGTGCTCGCCAAGCTGGGCGTGCAGCGCCGCACCGAGGCCGTCGTCCGCGCCGCGAGGCTGGGCCTGGTCACCCTGTGA
- a CDS encoding sensor histidine kinase, with amino-acid sequence MSGALPSHSSASTPVARGAVSGDLTPRLRASRTARYAVALVGVLLALALQTGLWPFMSASPFLFFFGAVMVAGWWGGWGPALVATALTLVLASYFFLPPLHGFSLDPGSIIAMAVFSLLALLMTKLNVMLRRAEAERAVLLEREREARRQAEAERARLHAVFMEAPANVVLLRGPDHVYTFSNARNNALLGNRPQVGRPAREAVAETVDQGLFDILDRVYATGEPFTGHALPLRFAQPDGSKRETFLNLVYQATRDASGRVDGVAGFGFDVTDLVHARQRAEALAAELLQAEARDKVLADWGAALASSLDYATTLRDMGRLLVPAFADWCLVDLVEPDGTFRRVEVAHAAPEDADLAREVLRFQLRPEGNPDHPPTAALLRGEALLIEGFTPERLEKSAHSPEHARVMRACNPVSFISVPLVARGHTRGVLSFFTSRSGRQYTQADLALGRELAHRAALAMDNARLYQEAREAIRLRDEFMSIASHELKTPLTPLSLKLQALARELSRHSDAVPRRVVESYVEVGTRQVKKLSELVGDLLDVSRIAAGRLTLELEDVELGGLVREVMARYEPHAARAGSTLRLEGADGPINGRWDRLRLEQVVTNLVDNAVKYGNGRPIHVSLGALSSGVRLSVRDEGIGIDPEHLPRLFGRFERAVSERHYGGLGLGLYITRTLVEAQGGCVRVESQPGLGSTFTVELPTHHLTPSA; translated from the coding sequence ATGTCAGGCGCCCTTCCCTCTCACTCCTCTGCGTCCACGCCCGTAGCCCGGGGCGCCGTGTCCGGGGACCTCACCCCGCGGCTCCGGGCCTCGAGGACAGCCCGGTACGCGGTGGCGCTGGTGGGCGTCCTCCTGGCCCTGGCGCTCCAGACGGGCCTGTGGCCCTTCATGTCGGCCAGCCCGTTCCTGTTCTTCTTCGGCGCCGTCATGGTGGCCGGCTGGTGGGGCGGCTGGGGCCCGGCGCTCGTCGCCACGGCGCTCACGTTGGTGCTGGCGAGCTACTTCTTCCTGCCACCGCTCCACGGCTTCTCCCTCGATCCGGGCAGCATCATCGCCATGGCCGTGTTCAGCCTGCTGGCGCTGCTGATGACGAAGCTGAACGTGATGCTGCGGCGGGCGGAGGCGGAGCGCGCGGTGCTGCTGGAGCGGGAGCGCGAGGCCCGGAGGCAGGCGGAGGCGGAGCGCGCCCGGCTGCACGCCGTCTTCATGGAAGCGCCCGCGAACGTCGTCCTCCTGCGCGGGCCGGACCACGTCTACACCTTCTCCAATGCCCGCAACAACGCGCTGCTGGGCAACCGGCCCCAGGTCGGCAGACCGGCGCGGGAGGCGGTGGCGGAGACCGTGGACCAGGGGCTGTTCGACATCCTGGACCGCGTCTACGCGACGGGGGAGCCCTTCACCGGCCATGCGTTGCCGCTCCGGTTCGCCCAGCCTGACGGCTCGAAGCGGGAGACCTTCCTGAACCTCGTCTACCAGGCCACGCGGGACGCGTCGGGGCGGGTGGACGGCGTCGCGGGGTTCGGCTTCGACGTGACGGACCTGGTGCATGCGCGGCAGCGCGCGGAGGCCCTGGCCGCGGAGCTGCTGCAGGCCGAGGCCCGCGACAAGGTCCTCGCCGACTGGGGCGCCGCGCTGGCCTCCTCGCTCGACTACGCCACCACGCTGCGCGACATGGGCCGGCTGCTGGTGCCCGCGTTCGCGGACTGGTGCCTGGTGGACCTGGTGGAGCCGGACGGGACGTTCCGCCGGGTGGAGGTGGCCCACGCCGCCCCGGAGGACGCCGACCTGGCGCGCGAGGTGCTGCGCTTCCAGCTGCGTCCCGAGGGCAACCCCGACCATCCTCCCACCGCGGCCCTGCTCCGGGGCGAGGCCCTCCTCATCGAGGGCTTCACGCCCGAGCGCCTCGAGAAGAGCGCGCACAGCCCGGAGCATGCCCGGGTGATGCGGGCCTGTAACCCCGTGTCCTTCATCTCCGTCCCGCTGGTGGCGCGCGGGCACACCCGGGGGGTGCTCAGCTTCTTCACCTCGCGCTCCGGCCGGCAGTACACGCAGGCGGACCTGGCGCTCGGCAGGGAGCTGGCGCACCGGGCCGCGCTCGCCATGGACAATGCGCGCCTCTACCAGGAAGCCCGCGAGGCCATCCGCCTGCGCGACGAGTTCATGTCCATCGCCAGCCATGAGCTGAAGACGCCGCTCACCCCGCTGAGCCTGAAGCTGCAGGCCCTGGCGCGGGAGCTGTCGCGTCACTCCGACGCGGTGCCCCGGCGGGTGGTGGAGAGCTACGTGGAGGTCGGCACCCGCCAGGTGAAGAAGCTGTCGGAGCTGGTGGGCGACCTGCTGGACGTGTCGCGCATCGCCGCGGGGCGGCTGACGCTGGAGCTGGAGGATGTGGAGCTGGGCGGGCTCGTGCGCGAGGTGATGGCGCGGTACGAGCCGCATGCGGCCCGGGCGGGCTCCACGCTCCGGCTCGAGGGCGCGGACGGGCCCATCAATGGCCGGTGGGACCGGCTCCGGCTGGAGCAGGTGGTCACCAACCTGGTGGACAACGCGGTGAAGTACGGCAATGGCCGGCCCATCCACGTGAGCCTGGGGGCCCTCTCCAGCGGGGTGCGGCTGTCGGTGCGGGACGAGGGCATCGGCATCGACCCGGAGCACCTGCCGCGCCTGTTCGGCCGCTTCGAGCGGGCGGTGTCCGAGCGCCACTACGGCGGGCTGGGGCTGGGCCTCTACATCACCCGCACGCTGGTGGAGGCGCAGGGTGGCTGCGTCCGGGTGGAGAGCCAGCCGGGCCTGGGCTCCACCTTCACCGTGGAGCTGCCCACGCACCACCTCACGCCGTCCGCGTGA
- a CDS encoding aldo/keto reductase produces MDTRKLGKQGLTVSALGLGCMGMSDFYAGRDDAESEATLLHALARGITFFDTADMYGWGANEELVGRVLKPHRAKVVLATKFGIVRDAKDPTKRGINGRPEYVKQACEASLRRLGVDVIDLYYQHRVDPGTPIEETVGAMARLVEEGKVRFLGLSEVDADGLRRAHRTHPITAVQSEYSLWSRDPEDSVLPACRELGIGFVPYSPLGRGFLTGQIKRFEDLAEDDYRRSSPRFQGENFQRNLKLVEHIERLAKELKCTPAQLALAWVLSRGRELAPIPGTKRRKYLDENLGALDVKLTKEVLETIETVAPPGVAAGERYPASMQSTLPKAPEKRAR; encoded by the coding sequence ATGGACACACGGAAGCTGGGGAAGCAGGGCCTCACCGTCTCGGCGCTGGGGCTGGGCTGCATGGGAATGTCTGACTTCTACGCGGGCCGGGACGACGCGGAGTCGGAGGCCACGCTGCTGCACGCGCTGGCGCGGGGCATCACCTTCTTCGACACCGCGGACATGTACGGCTGGGGCGCCAACGAGGAGCTGGTGGGCCGGGTGCTGAAGCCGCACCGTGCGAAGGTGGTGCTGGCGACGAAGTTCGGCATCGTCCGGGACGCGAAGGACCCGACGAAGCGGGGCATCAACGGCCGGCCGGAGTACGTGAAGCAGGCGTGCGAGGCCAGCCTGCGCCGGCTGGGCGTGGACGTCATCGACCTGTACTACCAGCACCGCGTGGACCCGGGCACGCCCATCGAGGAGACGGTGGGGGCGATGGCGCGGCTGGTGGAGGAGGGCAAGGTGCGCTTCCTCGGCCTGTCGGAGGTGGACGCGGACGGGCTGCGGCGCGCGCACCGGACGCATCCCATCACCGCGGTACAGAGTGAGTACTCGCTGTGGAGCAGGGACCCGGAGGACAGCGTGCTGCCGGCGTGCCGCGAGCTGGGCATCGGCTTCGTGCCGTACAGCCCGCTGGGGCGCGGCTTCCTCACCGGGCAGATAAAGCGCTTCGAGGACCTGGCGGAGGACGACTACCGGCGCAGCTCTCCGCGCTTCCAGGGAGAGAACTTCCAGCGCAACCTGAAGCTGGTGGAGCACATCGAGCGGCTGGCGAAGGAGCTGAAGTGCACGCCCGCGCAGCTCGCCCTGGCCTGGGTGCTGTCGCGCGGGAGGGAGCTGGCGCCCATCCCCGGCACCAAGCGGCGCAAGTACCTGGATGAGAACCTGGGCGCGCTGGACGTGAAGCTCACGAAGGAGGTGCTGGAGACCATCGAGACCGTCGCGCCTCCAGGCGTCGCCGCCGGAGAGCGCTACCCGGCGTCGATGCAGTCCACGCTGCCGAAGGCGCCCGAGAAGCGCGCGCGCTGA